In a single window of the Campylobacter iguaniorum genome:
- a CDS encoding DHH family phosphoesterase, with protein MKIYHLSHTDLDGYSCQFVSSFYMKNVKFYNSNYGKEIEDKFNIILNQIGDEKAIILITDLNLSLAQCASFENAIKDKEIKLMLLDHHQTGLECANKFKWYYLDNSRCATKITYDFFSAMFGEDEKLKEYCDVVNAVDIWLKDDAHFELGKVCMGAIAGAKEVNKVMFENEHIEYIFYMMNTFMKYIGLSHSHIRLDEDMHSIKKEFFKLLDDDTLSNLNSAYLIRLLSSNKDKFTIQYKGHKGILTHNIGSTSVIGNDFLVANPDYDFFLDITSKKTLSFRANGNLDVSQVAKELVDGGGHVNASGGFYAGFKDAYIYEPIKAQIVDLINKKSL; from the coding sequence ATGAAAATTTATCATCTTAGTCATACTGATTTGGATGGATATTCGTGTCAATTTGTTAGTAGTTTTTATATGAAAAATGTCAAATTTTATAACTCAAATTATGGAAAAGAGATAGAGGACAAATTTAACATCATTCTAAATCAAATAGGTGATGAAAAGGCTATCATACTTATAACTGATCTAAATTTAAGCCTAGCTCAATGTGCTAGTTTTGAAAATGCTATAAAAGATAAAGAGATCAAGCTTATGCTTTTAGATCACCACCAAACAGGGCTTGAGTGTGCGAACAAATTTAAATGGTACTATCTTGATAATTCAAGGTGTGCTACTAAGATAACTTATGATTTTTTTAGTGCGATGTTTGGCGAAGACGAGAAGCTAAAAGAGTATTGTGATGTGGTAAATGCTGTGGATATTTGGCTTAAAGATGACGCACATTTCGAGCTTGGCAAGGTGTGTATGGGCGCTATTGCTGGAGCAAAAGAGGTGAATAAGGTAATGTTTGAAAACGAGCATATAGAGTATATTTTTTATATGATGAATACGTTTATGAAATATATCGGCTTGAGCCATTCGCATATAAGATTAGATGAAGATATGCACTCTATCAAAAAAGAATTTTTCAAGCTATTAGATGATGACACATTAAGCAACCTAAACTCAGCCTATCTCATCAGACTTCTAAGCTCAAATAAAGATAAATTTACTATACAATACAAAGGACACAAAGGGATTTTAACTCATAATATAGGTAGCACTTCAGTTATCGGCAATGACTTTTTGGTGGCAAATCCAGATTATGACTTTTTCTTGGATATTACAAGTAAAAAAACTCTAAGTTTTAGAGCAAATGGAAATTTAGACGTAAGTCAAGTAGCAAAAGAGTTGGTCGATGGTGGAGGGCATGTGAATGCAAGCGGTGGTTTT
- the flhA gene encoding flagellar biosynthesis protein FlhA — protein MVAPFLAPFVKAKGLTVVFVIIAILAIIIVPLPSPVLDFFLALSLSISVLIILISIYIPKPTDLSTFPTLILIVTLFRLSLNIATTRMILSEGHNGPEAVSEIIASFGQFVVGGNYVIGIIVFCILVLINFMVVTKGSTRVSEVQARFTLDAMPGKQMAIDADLNAGLIDEQTARSRRQEIIAEANFYGAMDGSSKFIKGDAVAGIIITIINIIGGFLIGAFQHDLDMGEAAKAYTILTIGDGLVSQIPGLITSTATAIIITRASKDEDNFAEGVVTQLLGEYKTLLIVGFILFIFALVPGLPTFSLGFMAVLFLGIGYIMKQTEEGVLDLSSPKDGKKPAKKQGAGANGEQAAPKPAKKSEEEIAKEEQVKIDDILKLEILELDLGYGLLKLADSDLIERIRAMRRNIAGILGFLMPKIRIRDNLQLPPNEYRFKLKGVVIGQGVIYADKFLAMDSGYVSNDIEGIATKEPAFGLDALWVDANVKEDAILSGYTVVDPASVISTHMSELIKQNSSELLTRQEVQNILDKLKSDYPVVVEDTLKVAGVGLIQKVLKALLKDNIPIKDMLSILEAIGDVAEVSKNLDMIIEHVRAALSRVITALYVNEKGQLNFYIFDASVQQKLVDSLNYKDGNYHLMINVAQTSAIVSALRDKRANRSISEQGPMLLCVEPSLRKFIANIVQNFAIDIVVLSFAEIAPNTEFETQGIIEIPEI, from the coding sequence ATGGTTGCTCCTTTTTTAGCACCATTTGTAAAGGCTAAAGGGCTAACTGTTGTTTTTGTTATCATCGCGATACTAGCTATTATTATTGTCCCGCTGCCAAGTCCGGTGCTGGACTTTTTCCTAGCTTTGTCGCTATCTATATCTGTGCTTATCATACTTATTTCTATTTATATACCAAAGCCAACAGATCTTAGCACTTTTCCTACTTTGATTCTTATCGTTACGCTTTTTAGGCTATCTTTAAACATAGCTACAACTCGTATGATTCTTAGCGAAGGACACAACGGCCCTGAAGCTGTGAGCGAGATCATCGCTAGTTTCGGACAGTTTGTCGTGGGTGGAAACTACGTAATAGGTATAATTGTATTTTGTATTTTGGTACTTATAAATTTTATGGTCGTGACAAAGGGCTCAACACGCGTGAGCGAGGTTCAAGCTAGATTTACTCTTGATGCGATGCCAGGAAAACAAATGGCAATAGACGCCGATCTAAACGCTGGACTCATCGATGAGCAAACAGCAAGATCAAGACGTCAAGAGATCATAGCTGAGGCAAACTTTTATGGTGCGATGGACGGTTCGTCTAAATTTATCAAAGGTGACGCAGTCGCTGGTATCATCATCACTATCATAAATATAATCGGCGGATTTTTGATTGGTGCTTTTCAACACGATTTGGATATGGGAGAAGCTGCAAAAGCCTACACAATCCTTACTATCGGCGATGGTTTGGTGAGCCAAATCCCGGGTCTTATCACATCAACTGCAACTGCGATAATCATCACAAGAGCTAGCAAAGATGAAGATAATTTCGCAGAAGGCGTCGTAACTCAGCTTCTTGGAGAGTATAAAACGCTTTTGATAGTTGGATTTATATTGTTTATTTTTGCTTTAGTTCCGGGGCTTCCGACTTTTTCTTTGGGCTTTATGGCTGTGCTATTTTTGGGAATTGGATATATAATGAAGCAAACCGAAGAGGGGGTTTTGGATCTTAGTTCGCCAAAAGATGGTAAAAAACCAGCCAAAAAACAAGGAGCTGGAGCAAATGGCGAGCAAGCAGCCCCAAAACCAGCTAAAAAAAGCGAAGAAGAGATCGCAAAAGAAGAGCAAGTCAAGATAGATGATATACTAAAACTTGAAATTTTGGAGCTTGACCTCGGATATGGGCTTTTAAAGCTAGCTGATAGCGACCTTATAGAGCGAATCCGTGCTATGAGAAGAAATATAGCTGGAATTTTGGGATTTTTGATGCCAAAAATTCGTATAAGAGATAATTTACAATTACCACCAAATGAGTATAGATTTAAGCTAAAAGGCGTCGTGATAGGTCAAGGTGTGATTTATGCTGATAAGTTTTTAGCTATGGATAGTGGATATGTGAGTAATGATATAGAGGGCATTGCGACTAAAGAGCCAGCATTTGGGCTAGATGCACTTTGGGTAGATGCAAATGTAAAAGAAGATGCTATACTTAGCGGATATACAGTAGTCGATCCAGCAAGTGTGATAAGCACTCACATGAGTGAGCTTATCAAACAAAACTCAAGTGAGCTTCTAACAAGACAAGAGGTTCAAAATATACTTGATAAGCTAAAATCTGATTATCCAGTTGTCGTAGAAGACACCTTGAAAGTGGCTGGCGTGGGCCTAATACAAAAAGTTCTAAAAGCACTTTTAAAAGACAATATCCCTATCAAAGATATGCTAAGCATACTTGAGGCTATCGGCGACGTGGCTGAGGTGAGTAAAAATCTTGATATGATAATCGAGCACGTCAGAGCCGCTCTTAGCCGCGTCATAACTGCGCTTTATGTCAATGAAAAAGGGCAACTAAACTTCTATATATTTGACGCAAGCGTTCAGCAAAAGCTAGTCGATAGCTTAAATTACAAAGACGGCAACTATCATCTGATGATAAACGTGGCTCAAACTTCAGCTATAGTAAGTGCTTTAAGGGACAAAAGAGCAAACAGAAGTATAAGTGAGCAAGGTCCTATGCTGCTTTGCGTTGAGCCAAGTCTTAGAAAATTTATAGCAAATATCGTTCAAAACTTTGCTATAGATATAGTTGTGCTTAGCTTCGCTGAGATAGCGCCAAATACAGAGTTTGAAACACAAGGTATCATCGAAATACCAGAAATTTAA
- a CDS encoding RrF2 family transcriptional regulator, giving the protein MLFTKASEYALLSLIFLSHSNSPKDVDTMSNELQISKSFLAKILQNLAKEGILNSFKGANGGFVLADKPSNISIRRILESAEKRKAYVFECSNDRGDCPSNKGNICKMWPMFNTLQRKVDDFLDDITLADIIKK; this is encoded by the coding sequence ATGTTATTTACTAAGGCTAGTGAATACGCTCTATTGTCGCTTATATTTTTATCTCATAGCAATTCGCCAAAAGACGTTGATACTATGTCAAATGAACTTCAAATTTCAAAAAGTTTTTTAGCCAAAATTCTACAAAATTTAGCAAAAGAGGGCATTTTAAATTCATTTAAAGGTGCAAACGGTGGATTTGTTTTAGCAGATAAACCATCAAACATAAGCATAAGAAGAATCCTGGAAAGCGCTGAAAAAAGAAAGGCTTATGTTTTTGAGTGTAGCAATGATAGGGGAGATTGTCCTAGCAACAAAGGCAATATATGCAAGATGTGGCCTATGTTTAATACTTTGCAACGCAAGGTTGATGACTTTTTAGATGATATAACCTTAGCTGACATTATCAAGAAGTAA
- the rpsO gene encoding 30S ribosomal protein S15 produces the protein MALDSAKKAEIVAKFARKSGDTGSPEVQVALLTTRIAELTEHLKINKKDFSSRLGLLKLVGRRKRLLKYLKANNYESFTKLVSTLGLRDK, from the coding sequence ATGGCTTTAGATTCGGCTAAAAAAGCAGAAATAGTTGCGAAATTCGCTAGAAAAAGTGGAGATACAGGTTCTCCAGAAGTTCAAGTAGCTCTTCTTACTACAAGAATCGCTGAACTTACTGAACACTTAAAAATCAACAAAAAAGATTTCAGCTCTCGCTTAGGTCTTCTTAAACTAGTTGGTAGAAGAAAAAGACTTTTAAAATACCTAAAAGCAAATAACTACGAGTCATTTACAAAACTTGTAAGCACTCTTGGACTAAGAGATAAATAA
- a CDS encoding aminodeoxychorismate synthase component I has product MTKHSLNFPQNKPFIALISYDKPEENIICSLEDIAKFGIKFELNKTGKLAPNYELHKFPISFEEYKSKFDRVINEQKNGNSYLLNLCFKTKIQTNLSLEQIYEYSSAKAVIYKKDDFVCFSPEPFVFIEDGFIHTFPMKGTIDASLPNAKELLLNDAKELSEQAMMTDLMRNDLSMVATEVRVEKFRYISKVKNLYQTSSHISGKLNPGLSLSEIFTKILPAGSISGTPKIQTCNIIKECENEPRGFYTGVFIYFDGVICQSFVMIRFVKKQRDELYFFSGGGITAMSDAKKEYEELGNKVYFPF; this is encoded by the coding sequence ATGACTAAGCATTCTTTAAATTTCCCACAAAACAAACCATTTATCGCTCTTATCAGCTATGACAAACCAGAAGAAAATATCATCTGCAGTCTTGAAGATATAGCTAAATTTGGCATTAAATTTGAGCTAAATAAAACTGGCAAACTAGCCCCAAACTATGAATTACACAAATTCCCAATATCTTTTGAAGAGTATAAAAGTAAATTTGATCGCGTCATAAACGAGCAAAAAAATGGCAATAGCTACCTTTTGAATTTATGCTTTAAAACCAAAATCCAAACAAATCTGAGTTTGGAGCAAATTTATGAGTATTCATCAGCCAAAGCAGTAATCTACAAAAAAGACGATTTCGTCTGCTTCAGTCCTGAGCCGTTTGTATTCATTGAAGATGGATTTATCCATACTTTTCCTATGAAAGGCACTATAGACGCGAGTTTACCAAACGCAAAAGAGCTACTTTTAAATGACGCAAAAGAGCTTAGCGAGCAAGCCATGATGACTGATCTTATGCGAAATGACCTATCAATGGTAGCAACAGAAGTGAGAGTGGAGAAATTCAGATACATCTCAAAAGTCAAAAATCTATACCAAACAAGCTCACATATAAGCGGAAAATTAAATCCAGGTTTAAGCCTTAGCGAGATTTTTACTAAAATTTTGCCAGCTGGAAGCATAAGCGGAACGCCCAAAATCCAGACTTGCAATATCATAAAAGAGTGCGAAAATGAGCCACGCGGATTTTATACTGGGGTTTTTATATATTTTGACGGGGTAATTTGCCAAAGTTTTGTTATGATACGGTTTGTCAAAAAGCAAAGAGATGAGCTATATTTTTTTAGTGGTGGTGGGATAACAGCGATGAGTGATGCGAAAAAGGAGTATGAAGAGCTTGGAAACAAAGTCTATTTTCCTTTTTGA
- a CDS encoding aminotransferase class IV → MKSLETKSIFLFETIKIVNFEPLNLDFHIDRAVNSTSQKLKFDFKSILKSPLNGLVRAKVVFEINGNLHSVEYFAYKMRDFYEFKLTKIDFDYSKKYLDRGNIEKITPQNSEIVMLKNDLVTDTSIANIAIFDEISGSWITPKIPLLKGTTRARLLQNGFLKEANITKDMLLKAKRFAIMNAMIGFYELKSFKFS, encoded by the coding sequence ATGAAGAGCTTGGAAACAAAGTCTATTTTCCTTTTTGAGACGATAAAAATCGTCAATTTTGAGCCGCTAAATTTGGATTTTCACATCGATAGAGCTGTAAATTCCACAAGTCAAAAGCTTAAATTTGACTTCAAAAGCATTTTAAAATCACCATTAAATGGGCTTGTGAGAGCAAAAGTAGTTTTTGAAATAAATGGAAATTTACATAGCGTGGAATATTTTGCGTATAAAATGCGTGATTTTTACGAGTTTAAACTAACCAAAATAGATTTTGACTACTCTAAAAAATACCTTGATAGAGGCAACATAGAGAAAATAACGCCACAAAATAGCGAAATAGTCATGCTAAAAAATGACTTGGTAACCGATACAAGCATAGCAAATATAGCTATTTTTGATGAAATTTCTGGCTCGTGGATAACGCCAAAAATCCCACTTCTTAAAGGCACCACTAGAGCAAGACTGCTTCAAAATGGCTTTTTAAAGGAGGCAAATATCACAAAAGATATGCTTTTAAAGGCTAAAAGATTTGCCATAATGAACGCAATGATTGGTTTTTATGAGCTAAAAAGCTTCAAATTTAGCTAA
- a CDS encoding HAD family hydrolase: MIYLYDLDKTLIKEDSAKLWMDFLCEQGLVGSEFVKAQEKYEDDYAKGILDMDEYQRHFLSVVKGKSVDELKPLLAKFVELKIRPVVYKGALDLIRRNGSRAIVISATNDFIVGAICGFLGIEEFVATNSQIKNGVYSGFMEGVPAFRDGKVERIKEILSGGELKKSVFYSDSINDLPLLKAAKTGILVNPDRLLLKLNDEFKFEIIKFDELAFS; this comes from the coding sequence ATGATTTATCTATATGATCTTGACAAAACGCTTATAAAAGAAGATAGTGCCAAGCTTTGGATGGATTTTTTGTGCGAGCAGGGGCTTGTGGGAAGTGAGTTTGTAAAAGCTCAAGAAAAGTACGAAGATGATTATGCTAAGGGCATTCTTGATATGGATGAGTATCAAAGGCACTTTTTAAGCGTGGTAAAGGGCAAGAGCGTGGATGAATTGAAGCCGCTTTTGGCTAAATTTGTAGAGCTGAAAATCCGCCCAGTTGTCTATAAAGGTGCTTTGGATCTGATTAGGCGAAATGGCAGTCGGGCTATTGTTATTTCTGCGACGAATGATTTTATCGTGGGGGCGATTTGCGGGTTTTTGGGTATTGAGGAGTTTGTCGCGACAAATAGTCAGATCAAAAACGGCGTTTATAGTGGATTTATGGAGGGCGTTCCTGCTTTTAGAGATGGCAAAGTGGAACGAATCAAAGAGATTTTAAGTGGTGGAGAGCTTAAGAAAAGCGTTTTTTACAGCGATAGTATAAATGATCTGCCACTTTTAAAAGCTGCAAAGACTGGGATTTTGGTAAATCCAGATAGGCTTTTGCTAAAGCTAAATGACGAGTTTAAATTTGAGATAATCAAATTTGATGAGCTAGCTTTTAGCTAA
- a CDS encoding ABC transporter ATP-binding protein, which translates to MSYLQIKNLKKSYKDKLVFDDINFSAKKGELVTLLGPSGCGKSTLLRCICGLSDPQSGKIILDDKDITKVSIKKRNIGMVFQNYALFPNLNVYENIAYGLKIKNLDKKDIEKRVKKMLEIVGLEKEIKSYPHNLSGGQAQRVALARSLVTKPSILLLDEPLSALDAKIRKHLRGQIKLITKKMNLTTIFVTHDQEEALAMSDRIILMENGKIAQNSDALELYLKPKNKFVASFIGSYNILSPEALSNLIEHSFKTDVAIRPETIEIAKYGSIEALIKEKMFLGNVIRYFVIVKGVELKIDTLNYSLNSLYNIGDSVFLTIHKEMIKELDDLSI; encoded by the coding sequence ATGTCATATTTACAAATTAAAAATTTAAAAAAATCATACAAAGATAAACTAGTATTTGATGATATAAACTTTAGTGCGAAAAAAGGCGAGCTAGTTACACTTTTAGGCCCTTCAGGATGTGGCAAATCCACGCTTTTAAGATGTATTTGTGGGCTTAGCGATCCACAAAGTGGGAAAATAATCTTAGATGACAAAGACATAACAAAAGTTAGCATCAAAAAGCGAAATATCGGTATGGTTTTTCAAAATTACGCTTTATTTCCAAATTTAAACGTTTATGAGAATATTGCTTATGGATTAAAAATCAAAAATTTAGATAAAAAAGATATAGAAAAAAGAGTTAAAAAAATGCTTGAGATAGTTGGACTTGAAAAAGAGATAAAAAGCTATCCGCATAATCTCAGTGGCGGTCAAGCCCAAAGAGTGGCACTAGCAAGATCACTTGTGACTAAGCCAAGTATACTTTTGCTTGATGAGCCACTTTCTGCTCTTGATGCAAAGATAAGAAAACATCTAAGAGGACAGATAAAACTAATCACCAAAAAGATGAACTTAACGACTATATTTGTAACTCACGATCAAGAAGAAGCCCTAGCGATGAGTGATAGAATAATACTTATGGAAAATGGCAAAATAGCCCAAAATAGCGACGCTTTGGAGTTGTATCTCAAACCAAAAAATAAATTTGTAGCTAGTTTTATAGGAAGTTATAATATACTCTCGCCAGAGGCGCTTTCAAATTTAATAGAACATAGTTTCAAAACAGACGTGGCAATCAGACCAGAAACCATAGAAATAGCAAAATATGGCTCGATAGAAGCTCTTATCAAAGAAAAAATGTTTTTAGGAAATGTCATTCGCTACTTTGTCATAGTAAAAGGTGTGGAACTAAAGATCGATACACTAAATTATTCTTTAAATTCATTGTATAATATCGGCGATAGTGTGTTTTTGACAATTCACAAAGAAATGATAAAGGAGCTAGATGATTTATCTATATGA
- a CDS encoding ABC transporter permease, with translation MNKISQIYHYSVVSVLFCIIVLPMVATLIYSFSSSWSSNILPDGFSLAHYKELLGDVRFFEALFNSLLVCFASIFLAIIVIFPVVFCANFYFLNLKNLMSFISILPFAIAPIVLSVGLLNLYSDTISGTPYILIGCYVCIATPFIYRSIDNNIAALNLKEIVYSNYILGNGIFRAIFRVIIPNLKDALLISIFLSFSFLIGEFLYANILVGTQFETLQVYLYNIKNKSGHVSSAAIVSYLLLIFIANFISSYISHRKKG, from the coding sequence ATGAATAAAATATCCCAAATTTATCATTATAGCGTCGTTTCAGTGCTGTTTTGTATCATAGTTTTGCCTATGGTGGCTACTTTGATCTACTCTTTTTCATCGAGCTGGTCATCAAATATCTTGCCTGATGGCTTTAGCTTAGCTCATTACAAAGAGCTTTTAGGCGATGTTAGATTTTTTGAGGCTCTTTTTAACTCACTTTTAGTCTGTTTTGCTTCAATATTTTTGGCTATTATAGTTATATTTCCAGTGGTATTTTGTGCGAATTTTTACTTTTTAAATTTAAAAAATCTGATGAGTTTCATATCGATTTTGCCATTTGCTATTGCTCCTATTGTGCTTAGCGTCGGGCTTTTGAACCTATATAGTGATACGATAAGCGGGACGCCGTACATCCTTATAGGCTGTTATGTATGTATCGCGACGCCTTTTATATATAGAAGCATTGATAACAATATTGCAGCCCTAAATTTAAAAGAGATAGTATATTCAAACTATATTCTTGGAAATGGAATATTTAGAGCTATTTTTAGAGTGATAATTCCAAATTTAAAAGATGCTTTGCTTATATCTATTTTTTTGTCGTTTTCATTTTTGATAGGTGAGTTTTTGTATGCCAATATACTTGTAGGCACGCAGTTTGAAACTCTTCAAGTATATCTTTATAATATCAAAAACAAAAGCGGTCACGTCTCAAGTGCGGCTATTGTTAGTTATTTGCTTTTGATATTTATAGCAAATTTTATAAGCTCATACATAAGCCATAGAAAAAAGGGATAA
- a CDS encoding ABC transporter permease: MNREKIIATIFLLPFFIIFFMFIVAPFIWILINSFVSEDGDFGFYNYREIFESRFFMQSFLNSFYISFISSFIALIISLFGSYSLYKIQASHFGNMFLSLNTMTSNFSGVPLAFAFIILMGANGAINLLFRDLGIDFMIDIYGSVGINLVYIYFQIPLAILLLYPAFHTLDQGSSDSSDILGASRATYWFKVALPIMMPPIIGVFIVLFANAIGAYATIYALSSGNFNVIPVRIASLIAGDISLNPYLASALSVMLFCLMLVVSLTLFCVSNLFNYKRQK; encoded by the coding sequence ATGAATAGAGAAAAGATAATTGCAACTATATTTCTGCTTCCATTTTTTATCATATTTTTTATGTTTATTGTAGCTCCTTTTATTTGGATTTTGATAAATAGTTTTGTTAGTGAAGACGGGGATTTTGGATTTTATAATTATAGAGAGATATTTGAGAGTAGATTTTTTATGCAGAGTTTTTTAAACTCATTTTATATAAGTTTTATTTCTAGTTTTATAGCACTGATTATTTCATTGTTTGGTTCGTATTCGCTTTATAAAATCCAAGCTTCGCATTTTGGAAATATGTTTTTATCGCTCAATACCATGACAAGCAACTTTTCAGGAGTTCCACTAGCTTTTGCATTTATTATTTTAATGGGTGCAAATGGCGCTATAAATTTGCTTTTTAGGGATTTGGGAATAGATTTTATGATAGATATTTATGGTAGCGTTGGGATAAATTTGGTTTATATTTATTTCCAAATTCCACTTGCGATTTTGCTTTTATATCCTGCGTTTCACACGCTAGATCAAGGAAGTAGCGATTCTAGTGATATACTTGGAGCTAGCAGAGCGACTTACTGGTTTAAAGTGGCTTTGCCCATTATGATGCCACCAATCATTGGAGTTTTTATAGTTTTATTTGCAAACGCAATCGGAGCTTACGCCACGATTTACGCTCTTAGTAGTGGAAACTTTAATGTCATTCCAGTGCGTATCGCCTCACTCATCGCAGGAGATATAAGCCTAAATCCATATCTTGCTAGTGCGCTTAGTGTTATGCTATTTTGCTTAATGCTAGTTGTGTCTTTGACACTATTTTGCGTATCAAATTTATTTAATTACAAGAGGCAAAAATGA
- a CDS encoding alkaline phosphatase family protein: MSKVVLVILDGLEYSVAKECMGGLGALCDENIGKVYKIKCELPSISRPLYECILTGVKPAISGILNNYSKPFSSSKSIFEYAKSAGLKAGAAAYYWVSELYNKTVFDRVKDRIIINEQDLNIPYGVFYYEDDYNDSHLFSDGECLRVKFDLDFTLFHSMNIDDIGHKFGHNSKEYRNAARGVDIILSSLVLKWLEEGISVIITSDHGMNDDMTHGGNLDIERDVAFFVFGDKFSLSKAKVEQSEICGLVCELLGVKQGKNFNKELLK; encoded by the coding sequence ATGTCAAAGGTAGTTTTGGTCATATTAGATGGTTTGGAATATAGCGTGGCAAAAGAGTGCATGGGAGGACTGGGGGCGCTTTGCGATGAGAATATCGGCAAGGTTTATAAGATAAAATGTGAGCTTCCTTCTATTTCTAGGCCGCTTTATGAGTGTATATTAACAGGTGTCAAACCAGCAATTAGCGGTATTTTAAACAACTATTCAAAGCCTTTTAGTAGTTCTAAAAGCATATTTGAATATGCCAAATCAGCTGGACTCAAGGCTGGTGCGGCTGCGTATTACTGGGTGAGTGAACTGTATAATAAGACTGTATTTGATAGAGTAAAAGATAGAATAATCATAAACGAGCAAGATTTAAATATACCTTATGGCGTGTTTTACTATGAAGATGACTACAATGATAGCCATTTATTTAGTGACGGAGAGTGTTTGAGGGTCAAATTTGATCTTGATTTTACGCTTTTTCACTCCATGAATATCGATGATATTGGTCATAAATTTGGTCACAATAGCAAAGAGTATAGAAATGCAGCTAGGGGAGTTGATATTATTTTGTCATCTCTAGTATTAAAGTGGCTAGAAGAGGGCATTAGCGTGATAATCACAAGCGATCATGGCATGAATGATGATATGACACATGGTGGCAATTTGGATATAGAAAGAGATGTGGCGTTTTTTGTTTTTGGGGATAAATTTAGCCTTAGTAAAGCTAAAGTGGAACAAAGCGAGATTTGTGGTTTGGTTTGCGAGCTTTTAGGTGTAAAACAAGGTAAAAATTTTAACAAAGAGCTTCTAAAATGA
- a CDS encoding ABC transporter substrate-binding protein, translating into MRLLKTFLCTAICFNALNAANIDPNLIEAAKKEGVVNSVGMPDSWANWKDTWNDLSRLYSLKHSDTDMSSAQEIAKFKAEKKNATADIGDVGQSFGPIAMKEGVSEPFKTSYWDEVPQWAKDKDGHWMLAYTGTISFIINNQTVKNPPKTWSDLKNGTYKVTVGDVSVAAQAVSGVLAANYALGGDEKDLKPALNFFGDLAKQGRLAMVDPSIANLEKGEIDVAVIWDFNALNYRDKVGKDRYSVIIPQDGSIMSGYTTIINKYAKNPNAAKLAREYIFSNEGQINLAKGYARPIRSAYIDFPQDVKDKLIPESEYKNAKPIKNPQEWEKTAKKLPRLWQENVIINMK; encoded by the coding sequence ATGAGATTATTAAAAACTTTTCTTTGTACGGCTATTTGCTTTAATGCGTTAAACGCAGCTAATATTGATCCAAATTTGATAGAAGCTGCTAAAAAAGAGGGCGTGGTAAATAGCGTCGGAATGCCTGATAGCTGGGCAAACTGGAAAGACACTTGGAACGATCTATCTAGATTATATTCGTTAAAACACAGCGATACTGATATGAGCTCAGCTCAAGAGATAGCTAAATTTAAAGCTGAGAAGAAAAACGCTACTGCAGACATCGGAGATGTAGGACAAAGCTTTGGACCCATAGCTATGAAAGAGGGCGTTAGCGAGCCATTTAAGACTAGCTACTGGGATGAAGTGCCTCAGTGGGCAAAAGACAAAGACGGCCACTGGATGCTTGCATATACTGGAACCATATCTTTTATAATCAACAATCAAACAGTAAAAAATCCGCCTAAAACTTGGAGCGATCTAAAAAATGGAACGTATAAAGTCACAGTCGGCGATGTAAGCGTAGCAGCTCAAGCAGTTAGCGGAGTTTTAGCTGCGAATTACGCTCTTGGCGGAGATGAAAAAGACTTAAAACCAGCTTTAAATTTCTTTGGAGATTTGGCAAAACAAGGACGCCTAGCTATGGTAGATCCTAGCATCGCAAACTTAGAAAAAGGCGAAATCGATGTAGCTGTGATTTGGGATTTTAACGCACTTAACTATAGAGATAAGGTAGGCAAAGATAGATACTCTGTCATCATCCCACAAGATGGCTCAATAATGAGCGGCTATACAACCATCATAAACAAATATGCTAAAAACCCAAATGCAGCAAAGCTTGCTAGAGAGTATATATTTTCTAATGAAGGTCAGATAAATTTAGCAAAAGGCTATGCAAGACCTATAAGAAGTGCTTATATAGATTTTCCACAAGATGTAAAAGACAAGCTCATTCCTGAGAGTGAGTATAAAAATGCTAAACCTATAAAAAATCCACAAGAGTGGGAAAAAACTGCGAAAAAACTTCCAAGACTTTGGCAAGAAAACGTAATTATCAATATGAAATAA